The proteins below come from a single Acidimicrobiia bacterium genomic window:
- a CDS encoding sulfite exporter TauE/SafE family protein gives MSILIWAVALAVTAAAATVQGMVGVGFGMAAVPILSLLHPDLAPVPQLLIALPLTVAMAMREWRAAELRGAGWIIVGRLPGALLGVFLLGIATERMLDTIIGLIVLGAVVVVGTGYHIARTTAAKLAGGTISGITGVVASIGGPPVALLYARDESDTIRATLAVVFFFGSVTSVFFRWVSGNITMTDVRVAAVLLPAALAGLWLSSGINDRVPEATVRRGILIVSGVAATVLIVRAAVG, from the coding sequence ATGTCGATTCTCATCTGGGCCGTCGCGCTCGCCGTCACCGCCGCAGCAGCGACGGTCCAGGGGATGGTCGGGGTCGGCTTCGGGATGGCTGCTGTCCCGATCCTGTCCCTCCTCCACCCAGACCTCGCCCCGGTCCCCCAACTCCTGATCGCGCTGCCGCTCACGGTCGCGATGGCGATGCGCGAATGGAGGGCGGCTGAACTCCGCGGTGCAGGGTGGATCATCGTCGGGCGGCTTCCCGGAGCACTGCTCGGTGTCTTCCTCCTCGGGATCGCAACCGAAAGGATGCTCGACACGATCATCGGGCTCATCGTCCTCGGTGCGGTCGTGGTCGTCGGAACGGGTTATCACATCGCGAGGACGACCGCCGCCAAGCTCGCAGGGGGGACCATCTCGGGTATCACGGGAGTCGTTGCCTCCATCGGCGGTCCACCGGTTGCGTTGCTGTACGCCCGGGACGAATCAGACACGATTCGGGCGACCCTTGCGGTCGTGTTCTTCTTCGGGTCGGTGACCTCGGTGTTCTTCCGCTGGGTGAGTGGGAATATCACGATGACCGATGTGCGTGTCGCGGCAGTGCTCCTGCCTGCGGCGCTCGCAGGCCTCTGGCTGTCGTCGGGGATCAACGACCGGGTACCCGAAGCCACCGTTCGGCGTGGCATCCTCATCGTTTCGGGCGTTGCAGCCACCGTCCTGATCGTGCGGGCCGCCGTCGGCTGA
- a CDS encoding cysteine desulfurase-like protein, with the protein MIDIEQTRSGFPALAREVNGRVAAYLDGPGGTQVHGSVIAAMANHMQRGGANLHGAFVSSVETDALVGAARDAVADLLGCRPSEVVFGQNMTSLTYAMSRALARTWPTGTNIVVTRLDHDANVAPWLQAAASVGAEVRFADFDPGNGCSLDVDSLRGAIDRNTALVAFTHASNATGTVTPVTEIVDMAHAVGALTYVDAVHYAPHGVIDVAASGADFLACSAYKWFGPHTGIMFGKQEHLEAIAPFKLRPSPDTAPDRWETGTQSFESLAGVTAAVDYIASHGNGPSRRDRIVDAFRSISAHEAGLASRFLAGISQMPSVTLFGHTGTGARTPTFAIDIEGVGPDAVAQSLGEQGIFVWSGDYYAYEVMKRLERPDGLVRVGFVHYNTLDEVDRAIKGIAELHP; encoded by the coding sequence ATGATCGACATCGAACAGACGAGGAGCGGCTTCCCTGCACTTGCCCGCGAAGTGAACGGCCGGGTCGCCGCGTACCTCGACGGACCCGGAGGAACGCAGGTCCACGGATCCGTGATCGCTGCCATGGCGAACCACATGCAGCGCGGGGGCGCGAACCTCCACGGCGCCTTCGTGTCATCGGTCGAGACCGACGCGCTGGTCGGCGCAGCGAGGGACGCTGTGGCGGATCTGCTCGGCTGTCGACCCAGCGAGGTGGTCTTCGGCCAGAACATGACATCGCTCACCTACGCCATGTCCCGAGCGTTGGCGCGGACCTGGCCGACGGGCACCAACATCGTGGTCACGAGGCTCGATCACGACGCCAATGTCGCACCGTGGCTCCAAGCCGCGGCGTCGGTCGGCGCGGAGGTCCGCTTCGCCGACTTCGATCCCGGCAACGGATGCAGCCTCGATGTCGACTCGCTTCGTGGCGCCATCGACCGCAACACGGCGCTCGTGGCATTCACCCATGCCTCGAACGCCACCGGAACAGTCACACCGGTCACCGAGATCGTCGACATGGCACACGCCGTAGGAGCCCTGACCTATGTGGATGCTGTGCACTATGCCCCCCACGGGGTCATCGATGTCGCCGCGTCGGGAGCGGACTTCCTCGCCTGTTCGGCGTACAAGTGGTTCGGGCCCCATACCGGGATCATGTTCGGGAAACAGGAACACCTCGAGGCCATCGCCCCGTTCAAGTTGCGGCCTTCCCCCGATACGGCACCGGACCGGTGGGAAACGGGTACGCAGTCGTTCGAGTCCCTCGCCGGCGTCACCGCGGCGGTCGACTACATCGCCTCACACGGGAACGGTCCTTCACGCCGCGACCGGATCGTGGACGCCTTTCGCAGCATCAGCGCCCACGAGGCGGGTCTCGCGTCGCGGTTCCTCGCCGGGATCTCGCAGATGCCGTCCGTGACCCTGTTCGGCCACACCGGAACCGGGGCGCGTACGCCTACCTTTGCCATCGACATCGAGGGCGTGGGTCCCGACGCCGTTGCGCAATCGCTCGGCGAACAGGGCATCTTCGTGTGGTCGGGCGACTACTACGCCTATGAGGTCATGAAGCGTCTCGAAAGACCCGATGGCCTTGTCCGTGTCGGGTTCGTGCACTACAACACCCTCGACGAGGTCGACCGGGCCATCAAGGGAATCGCCGAGCTTCATCCTTGA
- a CDS encoding VanW family protein produces the protein MRRYITIAAIALPVLVILVVVGLYASDEILADDRVSHGVSAEHIDLSRMSRPEAEAAIAAYEEQLASQPVEVIVEGTTLTVDPHDISFGIDESAIVTKALAVRRSSNGFVNFGRWIGSRFSRVELSIEPTIDADALNALMTRWDRTVIDHPAYDGAVIIDNGSPAPEYPQPGTRIDHDAASMLILAAASTEDRDSVELPLVDIEPSVTGDDVDAAVALATTLVSKPIVLRPEGETAALVFSPAGLTSALRSQIVTNSPPTVVPYLDREVIGAIAASQAAAFEVPAQDASFRFDEQTKEISVVPSRNGRTIDLDAIPDVVDAAARGRRSGTIPMKVGALPNLTTEAAEAMGPFGEVSTFTTRHPCCENRVVNIQLLADEIDGHWVMPGETFSINETAGKRTTAEGYRRAGAIIGGEVVCCDSPVNVGGGTSQFATTFYNAVFFGCYEDVFHQPHSLYFSRYPYVREATLGYPMPDVIFRNDSASVIYIETSYTPSSITVTFYGNNGGRTCESERSGNTITRVMTHPDGSVTKQSWTWSYRSKTQSTTTTTRPGTTTTTTGPGTTTTTAATTTTVTTPP, from the coding sequence GTGCGTCGCTACATCACGATTGCTGCGATCGCACTCCCGGTGTTGGTCATCCTCGTCGTGGTCGGCCTGTATGCGTCCGACGAGATCCTTGCCGACGATCGGGTGAGCCACGGGGTCAGCGCCGAACACATCGACCTGAGCCGGATGTCGCGTCCCGAGGCCGAAGCGGCGATCGCAGCCTACGAAGAACAGCTCGCCTCACAACCCGTCGAGGTGATCGTTGAGGGAACCACCCTGACTGTCGATCCACACGACATTTCCTTCGGCATCGATGAGTCCGCAATCGTGACCAAGGCGCTCGCAGTTCGCCGGTCATCGAACGGGTTCGTGAACTTCGGTCGGTGGATCGGCAGCCGGTTCAGCCGGGTCGAGCTGTCCATCGAACCGACGATCGACGCTGACGCGCTCAACGCGCTCATGACGAGATGGGACCGCACCGTGATCGATCATCCCGCCTATGACGGTGCCGTGATCATCGACAACGGTTCCCCGGCACCCGAATATCCCCAACCAGGAACGCGGATCGACCACGACGCAGCATCGATGCTGATACTCGCAGCCGCATCCACCGAAGACCGGGATTCGGTGGAGTTGCCGCTTGTCGACATCGAGCCGTCGGTCACAGGCGATGATGTGGACGCGGCCGTGGCGCTCGCCACGACCCTCGTGTCGAAACCGATCGTATTGCGCCCCGAAGGGGAGACCGCGGCGCTGGTGTTTTCCCCTGCCGGGCTCACCTCCGCCCTTCGGAGCCAGATCGTCACGAACTCGCCTCCGACGGTTGTGCCGTATCTCGATCGCGAGGTCATCGGAGCGATCGCTGCCAGCCAGGCAGCCGCGTTCGAGGTGCCCGCACAGGACGCGTCATTCCGGTTCGACGAGCAGACCAAGGAGATCTCGGTCGTGCCGTCCCGTAATGGTCGCACCATCGACCTCGACGCGATCCCCGATGTCGTCGATGCGGCCGCCCGCGGAAGGCGATCCGGCACCATCCCGATGAAGGTTGGGGCGTTGCCGAACCTCACCACCGAAGCTGCCGAGGCCATGGGGCCGTTCGGGGAAGTGTCGACCTTCACGACGAGGCATCCGTGCTGCGAGAACCGCGTCGTCAACATCCAGCTGCTCGCCGATGAGATCGACGGGCATTGGGTGATGCCGGGCGAGACCTTCTCGATCAACGAGACTGCGGGGAAGCGCACCACCGCCGAGGGCTATCGGCGTGCCGGGGCAATCATTGGCGGCGAGGTCGTGTGCTGCGACAGCCCGGTCAATGTCGGCGGCGGGACCAGCCAGTTCGCGACCACCTTCTACAACGCGGTGTTCTTCGGCTGCTACGAGGATGTCTTCCACCAGCCGCACAGTCTCTACTTCTCCCGCTACCCCTATGTACGCGAAGCGACCCTCGGCTATCCCATGCCCGATGTCATCTTCCGCAACGACTCGGCGTCGGTGATCTACATCGAGACGAGCTACACGCCGAGTTCGATCACGGTCACCTTCTATGGCAACAACGGGGGGAGGACCTGCGAATCCGAGCGCAGCGGCAACACCATCACCCGAGTGATGACGCACCCGGACGGCTCGGTCACGAAACAGAGCTGGACCTGGTCCTACCGGTCCAAGACGCAGAGCACGACGACCACCACGCGTCCCGGCACCACCACGACCACGACCGGGCCCGGCACGACTACGACCACGGCGGCGACCACCACGACGGTGACGACACCCCCATGA